GGCCTTGCTCAGCGTTTTGATGACAATATCAACAGTCTTAGGGACAATTTCGGAGAAATTGGTGACCAACGCCTGACGGTTATGGCCGGCATAATGGTGACGGACCAATTGGCTGAGAAAGAACGAAAGCTGAAAGCAGCTGAAGCTCGTATTGAAGAACTCAGTAAAGCAGAAGCCTCTGTCGAAGAACGTCTGGCAGCGCAGGAAACGCGCTTTAAGAACCGCATGGATGCTTTGGAAGAAGAATATGAGGCCAAAGAAGCGAAGATTGTTGCTCGTCTTTTGGCCAGTGCGGAAAAAATTGAACAGCTCAGCCATGATTTGGATAATGAGTTGGTTGAAGAAGACTAGAGTAAATCTCTCCAAATTCTAATTGTGTCGCGCAGTTTTCCTCTTTCCCCCTCGCTCCTGCTCCTGACCATATGAGGAGTGTTTTCGTTTTTGGAACATACTTTCGGAAGTCGCAGGGGCGCTTTTTGCGGAGCTTGAAGCTTCTTACAATATAATGTGAGGGCTTTAGCTTGCAGGGCTGGTAATTTGGTCCAGCCTCGCCTATATCAGCCAGTGCGTCGCTGCGCGGTTCGTGAGGAGTGTCACATCCCCGGGCCTTACGTTTTCCTAAGGGAGCTGTACCTGTTCTAGCTCGTGGGCTAGAGCACACGGCGCCCACCTACATAGTAGGTTTCCGGGATTACAAACACTCTGACGGCCGAGGCGGCACGCACTTCTTGTTTTGCGATTTACTCGCCAATGAAACATAATAGCCACTGATTTCGTTGGAATGAGGTGTGCGTTGACTTCCCAAAATACCGAAAATGCAGCATTTAAGCTGGCAAAGGCCGAAGTCCGACAGGCTGGCCTTACAGCTCGTGGTAGCCTTTCCCCTGTTGAACGCATTGAGCACTCTCTTAGCATCGCTGAATTTATGCGTGATTTAGAGGTGGAACCGGGATCAATGGTTGCCGGATTCTGGCCTATTCGAGATGAAGTTGACCCGCGCCCGTTGATGGACGCGCTTTTGCAGCAGGGGTGCTCTCTTTGTCTGCCTGTGGTGAAGGGCGATGATCTTGTTTTCCGCCGTTTGGAAAAAGGCGCGGAGATGGAGCCTGCTGGATTTGGAAGCATGGCTCCGGGAGCAGGTGCTGACGTGGTGAACCCGAATGTGGTTCTGGTTCCGCTTTCCGCTTTTGATGGGCATTGCAACCGGATCGGCTATGGAAAAGGGTTCTACGACCGCGCGTTGAACGGGCTCGAAAAACTCACTAATCTCACCGCGATTGGGGTTGCATTTGCTGCCCAAGAGGTAGAAGAGGTTCCCATGGAACCACATGATCGTAAATTGGACGGAATCCTGACGGAACGTGGACTTCTGATAGCTAAAAATTAGAGCAACCTGCATTTTATCCGGTTTGGACAGGTTGCTTTAAAATTTGTTTTATACGCGTATTCTTTCTCCGAAAACCGGAGGCACTTTTGGGGAATACGTTCTAAAAGGGTATATAAATGCAGCTGCTGTTTCTTGGAGATCTTGTAGGGCGTGCAGGCCGAAATGCGGTCATCGATAAGTTGCCTAAACTTGTTGAAGATAACCAACTTGATTTCGTTGTGGTGAACGGCGAAAACTCAGCAGCAGGCTTTGGTATAACCGAAGAGATTTTGCAGGATGTGATTGATGCAGGCGCAGATGTTGTTACCACGGGTAACCACATTTGGGATCAGCGCGACACGCTTGTTTATATCGAACGTCAGGACCAACTTTTACGCCCTGCCAACTATCCAGCTGGAACACCGGGTAAAGGGGCTAACCTTTACCGCGCCAGAAACGGCGCTGAGGTGCTGGTGGTGAATGTGATGGGTCGTGTCTACATGGACGCGCTGGACTGTCCATTTGCAGCGATCGACAAGATTTTGGGTGACTGTCCGTTGGGGGCTATGGCTGATGCGATCATTATTGATATGCACGCCGAGGCCACCAGTGAAAAGCAGGCGATGGGGCATTTTTGTGATGGCCGTGCATCGCTAGTTGTTGGCACACACACACACGTTCCAACCGCTGACCATCAGGTGCTTGTGAATGGTACGGCTTATCTTTCTGATGCTGGCATGTGCGGGGATTACGATTCTGTGCTTGGCATGGAGAAGGAAGAGCCTGTGAACCGCTTCCTGCGCAAAATGAACGGTGCTCGTTTTACACCTGCCATGGGCCCTGCGACGATTTGTGGTGTGGCTGTGGAAACAGATGACAGAACCGGCCTTGCCAAGAATGTTTCTCCGGTGCGTCTTGGTGGGCGTTTGTCGCAGATTATCCCTCCATTCTGGCCAACTGCGTATAGCGGCCAATCCTGATAAAAGCAGCTTTGAGCTACGAGATTGCATGCGAAGAATAAGTCCGTGTTAAAACAGGATGTTTCTTGCTCTGGATTTTGTAGCTCAGGCGGCTTATAAGCGTTCATCAATTCGCTCGACGTTTCACGACTGTCAGGGGTGAGCGCTGTCCAAGCTTTTCGCGGCTTAGTGAACGCTCCTTTGAGCTGAAATTATTGTTGTAAACACAAGCCGGGAAGATCTATGGCCGGACATTCAAAATTTAAAAACATCATGCACCGCAAGGGCCGTCAGGATGCTGTGCGGTCCAAGATGTTCTCCAAGCTCTCTAAAGAGATCACCGTTGCCGCCAAAATGGGTGACCCTGATCCGGATAAGAACCCGCGTTTGCGTCTGGCTGTCCAGAACGCAAAGGGTCAGTCCATGCCTAAGGACAACATCCAGCGCGCGATTAATAAATCGCAGCAGGGTGATGCTGCGGATTACGTCGAAATTCGCTATGAAGGCTACGGCCCGGGCGGCACAGCAATTATTGTTGAAGTGCTGACTGACAACCGTAACCGGTCTGCTGGCGCGGTTCGTTCTTACTTCACCAAATACGGTGGTGCTATGGGTGAAACCGGTTCGGTTTCCTTCATGTTCGATCGTGTTGGCGAGATCACCTATAAGCTGGACGTTGGCGATGCTGACAAGCTGATGGAAGCTGGTATCGAAGCCGGTGCTGAAGATGTTGTGACTGACGAAGAAACCCACACCATCATCTGCGCGTTTGAAGATCTTTCTGAGGTCTCCAAAGCTTTGGAAGCTGATCTGGGTGAAGCTGAGTCTGTTAACATGATCTGGAAGCCACAGAATCTGGTTCCGGTGAATGAAGACAAAGCTGGCACACTGATGAAGTTTATGGACATTATTGAAGAAGATGACGACGTGCAGAACGTCTACTCAAACTTTGATATTTCCGAGGAAGTTATGGCGAAGCTGGGTTAATTTCCGCTGTTGCTAATGAATTAAGGGCAGTGCGTTTGACGTGCTGCCCTTTTTGTTTGTGCATCTGATTTGTTTTTGCCTGAGTTTAATAGAGTCGGCGTCGAAGTTGCTGCTCATCGCTCAAAACAGCAACGTCCTTCGGACCCGAATTTCGGAGCCAATGAATATGGCTCAGTTCAGTGTTGGTATCGGCAAAAACAAGGATGTGCCGTGATCAATCGCTGTCTACGATTGATTCCAGGTGTTGAAGCGGGAGCGCGCCATTTGCTTTGAACGTGCGAATGGCAAAGTTGGACCGGACATCTTCAACACCGTCAAGCGTCATCAGGAAGTCAGAGAGGAACACATCGTAGGCTTCCAGTGACGGGACAACGACTTCTGCCAGAATGTCGGACTGACCGGAAACAAGGTGGCAGGAAACGACCTCTGACTGTGAGGTGACCCGATCAATGATTGCCATGATCTGGGCTTTGCTCTGTTTGCCGACGCGCATTTCTACAAAAACTGTCATGCCGAGGCCGACGGTTTTGCGGTTTACAGAGGCCTGATAGCCATTGATGACGCCGCTGTCTTCTAGGTTTTTAACGCGGCGCAGGCATGGGGACGGAGACAGGGCTACTTTCCCGGCCAGTTCCACATTGGTGAGGCGTCCGTCTTCCTGGAGATTCTTCAGGATCTCTAGGTCAATCTTGTCGAGCGATGATTTTGGCATAAAACTGTGTTTTTCTTTGGTATCTAGAGATATTGTTGCGGGAATCTAAGGGTTTTTGTTGGGATACGCAAGTTAGGTGGAGATACCTGTTTATTGGTTTCCTGTCTTTATTTGCTGAGTTTTTGTCATCTGCGGGTGGCTCATCTTAAAATCCCATCTAATATTGGCAAGCTTGTGATGGCGGCAACCAGAATGAGTGAATATGCAAGAGGGCGGTAGGATTTGCCGTTGGTGAGTGCAAAGCCTTTAGCGCCCACAAAGTTACAGATGAAGTATGCCGGACCGATGACAAGGGTCAGCTTGAAGAGCTCTTGCGTGATCAGACCATTTCCCCAGAACGCAAAAAATGAACCGATACTGGTAAAGAAAAAATAGGTGATGAGATTGGCGCGGATGATACTTATGGGAGCAGGGCCGGACATCCAATAGGTGATGACTGGAGGTCCTGCGAGCTGCGTCATGCCTCCAAGCAAGCCTGAAACAGCGCCGACCCCAAATGATATTCTTTTCTTTGGCGGTTTCGTATAGCGCCAGCCTGATATGAGAATACAGAGCAGCAAGAGGACAACGGCGGAGAGCACCCATCTCAGGTTCTGCGGATCTGAATGGGTAAGGACCCACGCACCAATGGAGACAGTAACGAATGCTCCAGCTGCTGCGGGCAGTACCGTTCTCCAATCACATATCTTGGAGGCGGATGCTGCCATAGGAATAGATATAAGCCCGTCGATGAGCATTAGGGATGCTGCGGCCAATTTGGGGGCGATAATTGAGGAGGCAATGGGCATGTAAACCATTGCTGCTCCAAAACCGCAAAAGCCACGGGTCAACCCGGCAAGCGCTACGGTTGCGCACACCATCAAAAGAGCCGTGGATTCGAGACCTGCGACGTCTGGGAGCATATATGCCTCTGCTGAGAATGAGTGGTTTAGGCTTCCGTGTTGAGCGGACTATAAGTTACGAAGGTGCCTTCCTCCAAACGAGATAGCTCTCTGAATTGCCGAGAATTTCTCAATTACCTTGATCTGTTGCCGAGTGACTTAGGGGTACGCTCTAGAGATTATGGAAAATCGGCAGGGAAATGATCACGGCGAGGAAAATAATGACTTTTGCAGCCCACTTGAAATAATGAGGCGGTGCTTTGCCGGAAACTTTGGCTCCGAATAATAGACACCCCAGGTAGATTGGAGCTGTGATGATTAGAATCGGGATGAGTGCTTTGGTGAACAGGCCATTGTAAGCATAGGAAGCGTAGGCGGAGACATCTGCGAGGGCAATAAACACGATCATGTTTGCACGTATGATGAGGTGAGGCTGTGGGCCTGTTGCCCAGAGCGTATAGATGGGGATGGCTGGCATCTGGCTAAAACCGCCAAGTAGTCCTGATATGGTGCCAACTCCAATGTTGAGGGAAGGGCCTGGTTCGTTGGGGTACGTCCAATTCGAGAGCAGGATCGCCAACAGGGTGAGCACAACACCGGTTATTGCCCAGTGCAATGCCAGTGCTGGCGCGTTGGCCAATATCCATGCACCGGCTGGGACCGCCAGAACAGCGCCTGTAGCTGCGGGGACAACACTTTTCCAGCGGCATATCTTTGCAGCCGGGAAGACCAGCGGCAGAGCCACAATGGTATCCAGAATCAAAAGCGTAGCAGCGGCCAGTTTGGGGCCGATTACAAAAGCGGCGAGTGGAATCCACACCATGCCAGAGCCGAATCCTGCAAATCCTCGCATCAACCCAGCCAGAAAAATCGCTACAGCAACCAGTGCCAACTGTTGAGGAGAGTGGATGGAGAATAGTTCAATCATGGAGGGTCCTGACCTGCGGACTACGCAGGAACGAGTGGATTACTCCCGAATTCTGGCGGATTAAGCGATTGGTTTTCGTTACCGGCTAGCGCCCTTGAAGATTTTTCGTTACCGGTTTGTTCTATGGATCATTCAATTCGAATCATGGGCGTTGACCCCGGTCTCAGGAACACTGGCTGGGGCATTATTGATGCCAAAGGCAATCGCATCAGCTTTATTGCAAGTGGGACGATACAGTCCAACAGTAAGTACTCTCTCGCAGAGCGACTCAAGCAGCTGTATGTTGGCTTGCAAGATGTGATTGAGCGTTATGATCCGACAGAGGCTGCTGTTGAGAATACGTTTGTGAACAAGGATGCAGGCGCTACGCTTAAGCTGGGACAGGCGAGGGGTATCGCTCTTCTTGTGCCATCCCTGCATAATCTGGTTGTTTCTGAGTACGCACCGAACCTTGTGAAGAAAACTGTTGTTGGCACCGGACATGCTGATAAAGATCAGATTCGCATGATGGTAAAGGTGTTGATGCCCAAGGCGACGTTTAATTCTGATGATGCTGCGGATGCATTGGCTATTGGAATTTGTCACAGCCACCATAGGGGCAGTATAACAGGCCGTCTGGCCGCAGCGGAGGCTCGTTTGAAATGATCGGGAAACTCAAAGGTGTTGTCGATAGTTACGGAGATGACTTCGTGCTGTTGGATGTGCAGGGTGTTTGTTATCAGGTTCATTGCCCATCACGGGTGTTGCAGCAGTTGCCTCGCGTTGGGGAAGCGGCCGTGCTTGCCATTGAGACGATGGTGCGTGAGGACATGATCAGGCTCTTCGGTTTTTCCGAGGATTCTGAGCGTGAATGGTTCCGCCTGTTGATGACTGTACAGGGTGTTGGTGCGAAGGTTGCTCTGGGCATTCTTGGTATTATGAAAGCCTCTGAAGTGGCAAATGCCATTGCGCTGGGCGACAAAACCGCTGTGACACGTGCTCCCGGTGTTGGCAAACGTGTTGCAGAGCGAATTGTTTCTGAGCTGAAATCCAAAGCACCCGCGTTTGCATCTGTTGAGGGGGACACAATCGCAGTTTCCCAGTCTGTGCAGGAAAATGCAGCGGCACGTTCGGTTTCTGATGCGGTGTCTGCTCTGTCCAATCTTGGGTATCAACCAGCACAGGCTGCGGCTGCCATCGCAGCGGCAATGAAGAGCGCGGGCGAGGATGCTCCAGCGGAAAAACTAATTCGCCTTGGCCTTAAGGAACTTATGTAATGGACACGGGCGAGGAACGTATCATCACACCGGAAATTCGGGGTGATGAGATTGACAGTGGCACACGCCCGCAAACATTGGATGAGTTTACCGGGCAAGCGCAGGCTCGTGAGAACCTGAAGGTTTTCATTGGAGCGGCGAAAGCGCGGGGTGAAGCACTGGACCATGTGTTGTTTGTTGGTCCTCCCGGCCTTGGCAAGACGACACTTGCACAGATTATGGCCCGTGAACTTGGCGTGAATTTCCGCGCAACGTCTGGTCCGGTGATTGCAAAAGCAGGTGACCTTGCTGCGTTGCTGACCAATCTTGAGGACCGGGATGTTCTGTTTATCGATGAGATCCACCGCCTCAATCCAGCTGTTGAAGAAATTCTCTATCCCGCCATGGAAGATTATCAGCTTGATCTGATCATCGGGGAGGGGCCTGCTGCGCGATCTGTGAAGATTGATCTGGCGAAGTTTACGTTGATTGCTGCGACCACCCGTATAGGCTTGTTGACTACACCGCTGCGTGATCGCTTTGGTATTCCGGTTCGGCTGGAGTTTTATACGGCTGCGGAATTAGAGCTGATTGTAAAACGCGGGGCGCGGCTGCTGGGCGTTGGTATAAGTGATGCGGGCGCTACTGAAATCGCAAAACGGTCTCGTGGGACACCGCGTATCGCCGGACGTTTATTGCGCCGTGTGCGTGATTTTGCGATTGTGGCGGGTGATGCAGAGATCGATACTGCTCTTGCCGACCGGGCTTTGCGGCAGCTGGAAGTAGACAGCGCCGGATTCGATAGTCTTGATCGGCGCTATCTGACGCAGATTGCTCTGAACTTTGGCGGCGGCCCTGTCGGGATTGAAACCATCGCAGCAGCGCTTTCTGAACCCCGAGATGCCATTGAAGAGATTGTGGAGCCGTATCTGATTCAGAACGGCTACCTGCAACGCACTCCGCGTGGGCGAATCCTGACGCCTGTTGCCTTCAAACACCTTGGTTTGGCTGTGCCGAATAACCCTAATGCACCTCAGATGGCCCTTTTTCAACACGATGAAGAATG
The window above is part of the Pseudovibrio sp. Tun.PSC04-5.I4 genome. Proteins encoded here:
- a CDS encoding Lrp/AsnC family transcriptional regulator — its product is MPKSSLDKIDLEILKNLQEDGRLTNVELAGKVALSPSPCLRRVKNLEDSGVINGYQASVNRKTVGLGMTVFVEMRVGKQSKAQIMAIIDRVTSQSEVVSCHLVSGQSDILAEVVVPSLEAYDVFLSDFLMTLDGVEDVRSNFAIRTFKANGALPLQHLESIVDSD
- a CDS encoding 5-formyltetrahydrofolate cyclo-ligase, which translates into the protein MTSQNTENAAFKLAKAEVRQAGLTARGSLSPVERIEHSLSIAEFMRDLEVEPGSMVAGFWPIRDEVDPRPLMDALLQQGCSLCLPVVKGDDLVFRRLEKGAEMEPAGFGSMAPGAGADVVNPNVVLVPLSAFDGHCNRIGYGKGFYDRALNGLEKLTNLTAIGVAFAAQEVEEVPMEPHDRKLDGILTERGLLIAKN
- a CDS encoding sulfite exporter TauE/SafE family protein, with the protein product MLPDVAGLESTALLMVCATVALAGLTRGFCGFGAAMVYMPIASSIIAPKLAAASLMLIDGLISIPMAASASKICDWRTVLPAAAGAFVTVSIGAWVLTHSDPQNLRWVLSAVVLLLLCILISGWRYTKPPKKRISFGVGAVSGLLGGMTQLAGPPVITYWMSGPAPISIIRANLITYFFFTSIGSFFAFWGNGLITQELFKLTLVIGPAYFICNFVGAKGFALTNGKSYRPLAYSLILVAAITSLPILDGILR
- the ruvA gene encoding Holliday junction branch migration protein RuvA, producing the protein MIGKLKGVVDSYGDDFVLLDVQGVCYQVHCPSRVLQQLPRVGEAAVLAIETMVREDMIRLFGFSEDSEREWFRLLMTVQGVGAKVALGILGIMKASEVANAIALGDKTAVTRAPGVGKRVAERIVSELKSKAPAFASVEGDTIAVSQSVQENAAARSVSDAVSALSNLGYQPAQAAAAIAAAMKSAGEDAPAEKLIRLGLKELM
- the zapA gene encoding cell division protein ZapA, producing MAQITVEINDRSFRMACDDGEEDRLLGLAQRFDDNINSLRDNFGEIGDQRLTVMAGIMVTDQLAEKERKLKAAEARIEELSKAEASVEERLAAQETRFKNRMDALEEEYEAKEAKIVARLLASAEKIEQLSHDLDNELVEED
- the ruvB gene encoding Holliday junction branch migration DNA helicase RuvB, with the translated sequence MDTGEERIITPEIRGDEIDSGTRPQTLDEFTGQAQARENLKVFIGAAKARGEALDHVLFVGPPGLGKTTLAQIMARELGVNFRATSGPVIAKAGDLAALLTNLEDRDVLFIDEIHRLNPAVEEILYPAMEDYQLDLIIGEGPAARSVKIDLAKFTLIAATTRIGLLTTPLRDRFGIPVRLEFYTAAELELIVKRGARLLGVGISDAGATEIAKRSRGTPRIAGRLLRRVRDFAIVAGDAEIDTALADRALRQLEVDSAGFDSLDRRYLTQIALNFGGGPVGIETIAAALSEPRDAIEEIVEPYLIQNGYLQRTPRGRILTPVAFKHLGLAVPNNPNAPQMALFQHDEE
- a CDS encoding sulfite exporter TauE/SafE family protein, whose product is MIELFSIHSPQQLALVAVAIFLAGLMRGFAGFGSGMVWIPLAAFVIGPKLAAATLLILDTIVALPLVFPAAKICRWKSVVPAATGAVLAVPAGAWILANAPALALHWAITGVVLTLLAILLSNWTYPNEPGPSLNIGVGTISGLLGGFSQMPAIPIYTLWATGPQPHLIIRANMIVFIALADVSAYASYAYNGLFTKALIPILIITAPIYLGCLLFGAKVSGKAPPHYFKWAAKVIIFLAVIISLPIFHNL
- the ruvC gene encoding crossover junction endodeoxyribonuclease RuvC, producing MDHSIRIMGVDPGLRNTGWGIIDAKGNRISFIASGTIQSNSKYSLAERLKQLYVGLQDVIERYDPTEAAVENTFVNKDAGATLKLGQARGIALLVPSLHNLVVSEYAPNLVKKTVVGTGHADKDQIRMMVKVLMPKATFNSDDAADALAIGICHSHHRGSITGRLAAAEARLK
- a CDS encoding YebC/PmpR family DNA-binding transcriptional regulator — protein: MAGHSKFKNIMHRKGRQDAVRSKMFSKLSKEITVAAKMGDPDPDKNPRLRLAVQNAKGQSMPKDNIQRAINKSQQGDAADYVEIRYEGYGPGGTAIIVEVLTDNRNRSAGAVRSYFTKYGGAMGETGSVSFMFDRVGEITYKLDVGDADKLMEAGIEAGAEDVVTDEETHTIICAFEDLSEVSKALEADLGEAESVNMIWKPQNLVPVNEDKAGTLMKFMDIIEEDDDVQNVYSNFDISEEVMAKLG
- a CDS encoding TIGR00282 family metallophosphoesterase, with protein sequence MQLLFLGDLVGRAGRNAVIDKLPKLVEDNQLDFVVVNGENSAAGFGITEEILQDVIDAGADVVTTGNHIWDQRDTLVYIERQDQLLRPANYPAGTPGKGANLYRARNGAEVLVVNVMGRVYMDALDCPFAAIDKILGDCPLGAMADAIIIDMHAEATSEKQAMGHFCDGRASLVVGTHTHVPTADHQVLVNGTAYLSDAGMCGDYDSVLGMEKEEPVNRFLRKMNGARFTPAMGPATICGVAVETDDRTGLAKNVSPVRLGGRLSQIIPPFWPTAYSGQS